A single Caldalkalibacillus salinus DNA region contains:
- a CDS encoding helix-turn-helix domain-containing protein — translation MLWGKDPKKRTKFGRFLDERDIYQKDFAEASGISNKTVSKLCKDPLYTPRYVQFMKIKKGFENLGLDPIEYEDFWW, via the coding sequence ATGCTATGGGGAAAAGACCCCAAAAAAAGAACGAAATTTGGAAGATTTTTAGATGAGAGAGATATTTATCAGAAGGATTTTGCTGAGGCTTCAGGCATTTCTAATAAGACGGTGTCAAAGTTATGTAAGGATCCGCTCTATACTCCTCGTTACGTGCAATTTATGAAGATTAAAAAGGGATTTGAAAACCTGGGACTTGATCCTATCGAATACGAGGACTTTTGGTGGTAA
- a CDS encoding FAD-dependent oxidoreductase: MYDIAVIGAGPAGASAALFAAKAGKQTLLIDNDKSITKKAWIENHYGVEEVTGPDLVETGKKQAAKFGTKLTEGTVTNIEKVGESFVVKTEDQAYEARHVIIATGVLADLAEKVGLQSKPGTEPRIKKILDVDQNGQTSIKGIWAAGTIAGVSVHTIVTAGDGARVAINVISELNGERYVDHDILKP, translated from the coding sequence ATGTACGATATTGCAGTCATTGGAGCAGGTCCTGCGGGCGCTAGCGCTGCTTTATTTGCAGCGAAGGCAGGAAAACAAACATTGTTAATAGATAATGACAAGTCTATTACAAAAAAAGCATGGATTGAGAACCATTATGGGGTTGAGGAAGTCACAGGTCCTGACTTGGTTGAAACAGGGAAGAAGCAAGCGGCCAAATTCGGTACAAAATTGACCGAAGGTACTGTCACGAACATAGAAAAAGTAGGAGAAAGTTTTGTCGTTAAAACAGAAGACCAAGCGTACGAAGCAAGGCATGTTATTATTGCAACAGGGGTATTGGCTGATTTGGCTGAGAAAGTTGGACTACAATCAAAACCAGGTACAGAACCTCGAATTAAAAAGATTCTTGATGTGGACCAAAACGGACAAACCAGCATCAAAGGTATCTGGGCAGCAGGTACTATTGCAGGTGTGAGCGTTCATACGATAGTGACGGCAGGTGACGGTGCTAGAGTTGCCATTAACGTCATTAGTGAGTTGAACGGTGAGCGCTACGTTGACCACGATATTTTAAAACCTTAA